The Sulfolobus acidocaldarius DSM 639 genome has a window encoding:
- a CDS encoding alkaline phosphatase family protein → MKVLLVVIDGLSFSVFERIKDKLPVMKDLIEKGFYSKLESVFPSLTPVALASLATGFNPKNNGVNSSKIYLKNSSLDKPLSAYNSKALKVNPIWVYLAKEGYNVLVASFPQALPDRWNMEGLVLLDPYRSRIRKCSDGKVIRSGENKVLGKIWLVESRHNNGYYVSYSSPSGEKSIEISKGDWYGPIEIYGKCGKNELTGISFLHAREDSIYLSPVSFYNKEWCNKPSIMENVWNYVSLKYGMMLDGDYPSLSKGIITFEEYMKTIDLTFDFFKNYTKYLLDNIKWDLAITYLPIVDNLQHLLYGIDDDKAYEYILKGYLMADEFIKLQLDYAPLIFIVSDHGIEKIKKRVYVNKLLEKMNILKLRSEDEIDWSKTKAYYVGGGQIRINLRGRENRGIVSIKEFPKLVKRIVKNLENLKDENEQIFTSIYANEVPSSDREGDITIMGVRRYYGISSMVKANQEVLENVKPYVTATGEHGYFRENDLYGIVIIYSKNNNFKNILRINSLRIIDIAPTILSLFRINNVKFDGVPISKLIEIYEYSRNNIEKG, encoded by the coding sequence TTGAAAGTATTATTAGTAGTAATAGATGGATTATCTTTCTCTGTATTTGAGCGTATTAAGGATAAATTACCTGTAATGAAGGATTTGATTGAGAAAGGATTCTACAGTAAATTAGAATCTGTGTTTCCATCTTTAACACCGGTTGCACTTGCATCTCTAGCTACGGGATTTAACCCAAAAAATAATGGTGTAAACTCATCTAAAATTTATTTAAAAAATTCCTCATTAGATAAACCTTTGTCAGCATATAATAGTAAAGCCCTAAAAGTAAATCCGATATGGGTTTACCTTGCCAAAGAGGGATATAACGTTTTAGTGGCTTCTTTTCCTCAAGCTTTACCCGACAGGTGGAATATGGAAGGATTAGTTCTTTTAGATCCTTATAGAAGTAGAATTAGAAAATGTAGTGATGGTAAAGTAATTAGAAGTGGTGAAAATAAAGTCCTAGGAAAAATATGGTTAGTGGAGAGCAGACATAATAACGGTTACTATGTATCATATAGTTCTCCTTCGGGAGAAAAGAGTATTGAAATATCGAAGGGAGATTGGTATGGACCTATAGAAATATATGGTAAATGCGGTAAGAATGAGTTAACAGGTATATCATTCCTTCATGCAAGAGAAGATAGCATATACTTAAGTCCTGTAAGCTTCTATAATAAAGAATGGTGTAATAAACCCTCTATAATGGAAAATGTGTGGAATTATGTGAGTTTAAAATACGGAATGATGCTGGATGGAGACTATCCGTCACTAAGTAAAGGAATAATAACATTTGAAGAATATATGAAAACCATAGATCTAACATTCGATTTTTTTAAAAATTATACCAAGTATTTACTAGATAATATAAAGTGGGATTTAGCTATAACTTATCTACCCATAGTAGACAATTTACAGCATTTATTATACGGAATAGATGATGATAAAGCGTATGAATATATTCTAAAAGGTTATTTGATGGCTGATGAATTCATAAAATTACAACTAGACTACGCTCCTCTAATTTTCATAGTGTCTGATCATGGAATAGAGAAAATAAAAAAGAGAGTTTATGTAAATAAACTCCTTGAAAAAATGAATATTTTGAAGTTAAGGTCAGAAGACGAGATTGATTGGTCTAAAACTAAAGCCTATTATGTTGGTGGTGGTCAAATTAGGATTAATTTACGTGGTCGTGAAAATAGAGGTATAGTTTCTATCAAGGAATTTCCTAAATTGGTGAAAAGAATTGTTAAAAACTTGGAGAATTTAAAAGATGAAAATGAACAAATTTTTACGTCTATTTACGCAAACGAAGTACCTTCGTCAGATCGAGAAGGAGATATTACAATTATGGGAGTTAGAAGATATTATGGAATTAGTAGTATGGTTAAAGCTAATCAGGAAGTACTAGAAAACGTTAAACCTTATGTTACAGCTACAGGCGAGCATGGATATTTTAGAGAGAACGATTTGTATGGTATAGTTATAATTTATAGTAAAAATAATAATTTTAAGAATATATTGCGTATTAATAGCCTGAGAATTATAGATATAGCACCTACAATTCTGAGTCTCTTCAGGATAAATAATGTTAAATTTGATGGTGTCCCAATTTCAAAATTGATAGAAATTTATGAGTATTCCCGCAACAATATCGAAAAAGGCTAG
- a CDS encoding (2Fe-2S)-binding protein, producing MIVFSVSKQPRLEITSSVGIGYIYDAGRHLYVPVHDQLGRNKNLFIVGGMRGIDNEYLSYLSGKASKGEEIDRFLEELKKYNPNQQNESPYNYGNGGIVCECEDISMEDINFALSLGIEKDVEKLKRITGLGTGHCQGKACTINLGDYLKSSRLISYRSPIYPVIL from the coding sequence TTGATCGTATTTTCGGTTTCTAAACAACCCAGACTGGAAATTACTTCAAGTGTAGGAATTGGTTATATATATGATGCTGGTAGGCACTTATATGTTCCCGTTCATGATCAATTAGGCAGAAATAAGAATTTATTCATAGTAGGAGGAATGAGAGGAATAGATAATGAATACTTAAGTTATTTGAGTGGGAAAGCCTCTAAGGGAGAGGAAATCGATAGATTTTTAGAAGAATTGAAAAAATACAATCCTAATCAGCAAAATGAATCTCCGTATAATTATGGAAATGGTGGAATTGTATGTGAATGTGAAGATATAAGCATGGAGGATATCAATTTTGCTCTTTCATTGGGAATCGAAAAGGACGTAGAAAAGCTCAAAAGAATAACTGGTTTAGGAACTGGTCATTGTCAAGGAAAGGCATGTACTATTAACCTTGGCGACTACTTAAAAAGTTCCAGACTAATCTCCTATAGATCACCCATATATCCGGTGATATTATGA
- a CDS encoding MBL fold metallo-hydrolase, whose product MYDILKNGAILIGKNFTVDGHYKRLFRAVTHFHSDHLTELEKSLKECTSIIGTPATIEALDVLGYIVPKHKKFPLEYGIEIELSGERIKLEKAEHILGAAQVLIETDETEIAYTGDFREPGKGTKILNPDILIIDATYGNPRLVRQFKQDVDMLFADYVSDELLKRPVKIYGYYGKIQEAMKILRKYGVEAPFLVDNKIEKLTRIFTKYEGDLKNVVSLNTPEGREVLKNNWYVAFEHATQFKKRDKFHANFLLDGWLIDNIIKTLDQNSFVIGMSSHADFEETVYYIDNTSADLIVVDGSRSQYAKDLASYINTHMKKKAVVLPR is encoded by the coding sequence ATGTATGATATACTGAAGAATGGAGCAATTTTGATAGGTAAGAATTTTACTGTAGATGGACATTATAAAAGGTTATTCAGGGCTGTAACACATTTTCATTCTGACCACTTAACAGAATTAGAGAAAAGTCTTAAAGAATGTACTAGTATTATAGGAACGCCTGCGACTATTGAGGCATTGGATGTACTTGGGTACATAGTACCTAAACATAAGAAGTTTCCTTTAGAGTATGGCATAGAAATAGAACTTTCAGGTGAGAGAATAAAACTGGAAAAGGCTGAGCATATACTAGGAGCTGCTCAAGTACTAATTGAAACAGACGAAACGGAAATTGCATATACAGGAGATTTCAGAGAACCTGGAAAAGGAACTAAAATATTAAATCCAGATATCCTAATTATCGATGCTACTTATGGAAATCCAAGGTTAGTAAGGCAATTTAAGCAAGATGTTGACATGCTGTTTGCTGATTATGTTTCAGATGAACTTCTGAAAAGACCTGTTAAAATTTATGGTTATTATGGGAAGATTCAAGAAGCAATGAAAATACTGAGAAAGTATGGTGTTGAAGCACCTTTCTTGGTAGATAATAAGATAGAGAAACTAACACGTATCTTTACTAAATATGAAGGGGATTTAAAAAACGTAGTTAGCTTAAATACACCGGAAGGTAGAGAAGTATTAAAGAATAATTGGTATGTAGCCTTTGAGCATGCTACACAGTTTAAGAAAAGGGATAAGTTTCATGCTAATTTCCTGTTAGATGGATGGCTGATAGATAACATAATAAAAACACTAGATCAGAATTCTTTTGTTATAGGTATGAGTAGCCATGCGGATTTTGAAGAAACTGTATACTATATTGATAATACCTCAGCAGATTTAATTGTTGTTGATGGAAGTAGGAGTCAGTACGCGAAAGATCTAGCTTCATATATAAACACACACATGAAAAAGAAAGCGGTTGTCTTACCTAGATAA
- a CDS encoding ATP-dependent DNA ligase: MEFKLIAEYFDRLEKISSRIQLTALLTDLLKKSDKDVIDKVIYITQGKLWPDFFEKPEIGLGEKLMIKALSVSTNIKEDEIEKQLRILGDLGEVAYKLKRTNSSQNVLSYLGSTKVTKLTVEEVYESLSKIALSEGEGSRDMKIRSLAGLLKKADPLEAKYIIRFIDGRLRVGIGDATIMDALANVFGGGTAARPLIERAYNLRADLGNIAKLLAENGIETIKSIKPEVGIPIRPMLAERLTDPSEILAKVGGKGIVDYKYDGERAQIHKKGEKVYIFSRRLENITRQYPDVVEYIKNSIKSNEVILEGEIVAIDKESGEILPFQNLMHRKRKNDIGEAIKEYPVNVYLFDLMYNDGEDYTQKPLPDRREKLEEIVTQNDIVKVADHKYIDKVNELVEYFHQAISDGTEGVIVKSIGKDSIYQAGARGFLWIKLKKDYQSEMADSVDLVIVGAFYGRGKRGGKLSSLLMAAYDPDKDTFYTVCKVASGFSDAELEEVQKMLSEAKLDKKDPRVESEIQPDIWVKPKYVAEIIGAEITLSPLHTCCKGVVSEEAGLSIRFPRFIRWRDDKSVEEATTPNEILEMYQSRLKKKVEDITET, translated from the coding sequence GTGGAGTTTAAATTAATTGCTGAATATTTTGACAGATTGGAAAAAATTTCATCAAGAATTCAGCTCACAGCTCTCTTAACGGATTTGTTAAAGAAATCAGATAAGGATGTAATAGATAAAGTTATATATATTACTCAAGGTAAATTGTGGCCGGACTTCTTTGAGAAGCCTGAAATCGGTCTTGGAGAAAAACTTATGATTAAAGCACTCTCAGTTTCAACTAACATAAAAGAAGATGAAATTGAAAAGCAATTACGAATTCTGGGTGACCTAGGAGAGGTAGCTTACAAACTTAAGAGAACTAATTCATCACAAAATGTCCTATCGTATTTAGGTTCCACTAAGGTAACTAAGCTAACTGTAGAAGAGGTTTATGAATCACTGAGTAAGATAGCATTGTCTGAGGGAGAAGGAAGCAGAGATATGAAAATACGTTCCCTAGCAGGGCTCCTCAAAAAAGCTGATCCATTGGAGGCTAAATACATAATTAGATTCATTGATGGTAGATTGAGAGTTGGCATAGGTGATGCCACAATCATGGACGCGTTAGCAAATGTATTTGGTGGTGGAACTGCTGCACGGCCGTTGATAGAACGTGCATATAATTTGAGAGCTGATCTCGGAAATATAGCTAAACTTTTAGCAGAAAATGGCATAGAGACTATAAAGTCGATTAAACCAGAGGTTGGGATACCGATTAGACCAATGCTTGCTGAAAGATTGACAGACCCATCAGAAATATTAGCCAAAGTTGGCGGTAAAGGAATAGTAGACTATAAGTATGATGGAGAGAGAGCTCAAATCCACAAAAAAGGTGAGAAAGTTTATATCTTCTCTAGACGACTAGAGAATATAACCAGACAGTACCCAGACGTTGTTGAGTACATAAAAAACTCTATCAAAAGTAATGAAGTTATTCTTGAAGGAGAAATAGTTGCGATAGATAAAGAAAGCGGAGAGATCCTTCCCTTCCAGAACCTAATGCATAGGAAAAGAAAGAATGATATAGGCGAGGCTATAAAGGAGTACCCGGTCAATGTATATCTATTTGATCTCATGTATAATGACGGTGAAGATTATACACAAAAACCCTTACCAGACAGAAGAGAAAAATTAGAGGAAATTGTGACACAGAACGATATAGTTAAGGTTGCAGATCACAAATATATTGATAAAGTTAATGAGTTGGTAGAGTATTTCCATCAGGCAATTAGTGATGGCACAGAAGGTGTTATAGTAAAATCTATAGGTAAAGACTCAATATATCAAGCAGGAGCTAGGGGATTTTTGTGGATAAAATTAAAGAAAGACTATCAAAGCGAAATGGCTGATAGCGTTGATCTGGTTATTGTGGGAGCTTTCTATGGCAGGGGTAAAAGGGGAGGTAAACTCAGTTCCTTATTAATGGCAGCATATGATCCTGATAAAGATACTTTCTATACTGTGTGTAAAGTGGCATCAGGCTTCAGTGATGCTGAATTAGAGGAAGTACAAAAGATGTTATCTGAAGCTAAATTAGATAAAAAAGATCCTAGAGTGGAATCTGAAATACAACCAGATATATGGGTAAAACCGAAATATGTAGCTGAAATCATTGGTGCTGAAATAACCTTATCTCCATTACATACTTGTTGCAAGGGTGTTGTCTCAGAAGAAGCTGGTTTATCCATAAGATTTCCACGCTTCATAAGATGGAGGGATGACAAAAGCGTTGAAGAAGCCACAACACCAAATGAGATATTAGAGATGTATCAGAGTAGACTGAAAAAGAAAGTTGAGGACATAACAGAGACATAG
- the dcd gene encoding dCTP deaminase, with translation MILGDRDLKYYLEKGWIKVEPIYGDSVRENGIDLRVGNEIARFKKTDKVFDPDNPDYSFFDVQRGEEFIISPHEHVLLVTEEYMKLPNDVMAFVNLRSTFARLGLFIPPTIVDAGFEGQLTIEVVGSSFPVKIRRGTRFLHLIFARTLTPVENPYQGKYQGQKGVTIPRFKL, from the coding sequence ATGATTCTTGGTGACAGAGATTTAAAATATTATCTAGAAAAGGGTTGGATTAAGGTTGAGCCTATTTATGGTGACTCTGTGAGGGAGAATGGTATAGACCTCAGGGTTGGTAATGAGATTGCTAGGTTTAAGAAGACAGATAAGGTCTTTGACCCAGACAACCCAGACTACTCATTCTTTGACGTTCAAAGAGGAGAGGAATTCATCATAAGTCCACATGAACATGTACTACTGGTTACAGAAGAGTATATGAAATTACCAAATGATGTTATGGCATTTGTGAACCTACGCTCAACCTTCGCTAGACTTGGGCTGTTTATCCCACCGACAATTGTTGACGCAGGATTTGAAGGTCAGCTAACAATAGAGGTGGTCGGTTCATCATTTCCTGTGAAGATAAGGAGAGGTACCCGTTTCCTCCACTTAATCTTTGCCAGGACATTAACGCCTGTAGAGAACCCCTATCAAGGTAAATATCAAGGACAGAAAGGTGTAACAATACCAAGGTTTAAGCTATAA
- the pdo gene encoding protein disulfide oxidoreductase, whose product MEGEFAELFTDEIRQALIDALKDMKSTVQVHLFIDSKDPHCHYCEVTEKFLNFVKDASPKDNAGKSLLQVMVVDRANPDQAKTFEEFEVTRVPTVAFLGGKLRWTGAPLGEEIRALIETIVRLSQGESGLSKETVNAIKEKLNGFTRITTVVTPSCPYCPYAALLAHMVAFEACKVGKCNVISEVVEAYENQDIAEKYQVMSVPTIAINDSVEFIGVPYEENFINTILEKQSEKQ is encoded by the coding sequence ATGGAAGGAGAATTTGCAGAATTATTTACAGATGAAATAAGACAAGCACTAATTGACGCCTTAAAGGATATGAAGTCAACAGTTCAAGTTCATCTATTTATTGACTCAAAAGATCCGCACTGCCACTACTGTGAAGTTACAGAAAAATTTCTAAACTTTGTGAAGGACGCGTCCCCAAAAGATAATGCTGGAAAATCCTTACTACAAGTCATGGTTGTGGATAGGGCTAACCCTGACCAAGCTAAGACATTTGAAGAATTCGAGGTTACTAGGGTTCCTACAGTAGCCTTTCTTGGAGGTAAATTAAGATGGACCGGTGCACCACTAGGAGAGGAGATAAGAGCATTAATAGAAACTATAGTAAGGCTTTCTCAGGGTGAAAGTGGTCTAAGTAAGGAAACTGTGAACGCAATAAAGGAGAAACTAAATGGTTTTACAAGGATAACTACAGTTGTTACTCCCTCCTGTCCTTATTGTCCTTACGCTGCACTATTAGCGCATATGGTTGCTTTTGAAGCCTGTAAAGTGGGTAAATGCAATGTGATATCGGAAGTTGTAGAGGCATATGAAAACCAGGATATAGCTGAAAAATATCAAGTTATGTCCGTACCAACAATCGCAATAAATGATTCAGTGGAGTTTATAGGAGTACCTTATGAGGAGAACTTCATAAATACCATACTTGAGAAACAATCTGAGAAACAATAA
- a CDS encoding TIGR00296 family protein: MSLEQLVTINDLNVDIGKQLIKIARDSIKNRFKLVNLNLDEYKNPVLNKRGLAFVTIEKIEDERTSLRGCIGYVEAVAPLKEIVSKAAVAAAFSDPRFPPLSKSELNDILIEVTILTKPEEISVKDRWKLPSFINVGEDGLIVEYGIMYSGLLLPQVASEYCWDSETFLAETCIKAGLKPDCWLNERVKIKKFNGLIYREINKNTDEIIVLRPSDIKCKKSQHSNLQ; encoded by the coding sequence ATGAGTTTAGAACAACTAGTAACAATCAATGACCTTAACGTGGATATTGGAAAACAACTTATTAAAATTGCTCGTGATTCTATAAAGAATAGATTTAAATTAGTCAATTTAAACTTAGATGAGTACAAAAATCCTGTTTTGAATAAAAGAGGTTTAGCTTTTGTGACTATAGAAAAAATCGAAGATGAGAGAACATCATTAAGGGGTTGTATAGGATATGTGGAGGCTGTGGCTCCACTAAAAGAAATAGTTTCTAAGGCAGCAGTAGCCGCAGCGTTTTCTGATCCTAGATTTCCACCTTTATCAAAAAGTGAGTTAAATGACATCTTAATAGAAGTTACCATACTGACTAAACCAGAGGAAATCAGTGTTAAGGATAGATGGAAATTGCCATCATTTATAAATGTGGGAGAAGATGGGCTAATAGTAGAATATGGAATAATGTACAGTGGACTTTTATTACCGCAAGTTGCTTCAGAATATTGTTGGGATTCTGAAACATTTCTAGCTGAAACATGTATAAAAGCAGGCTTGAAACCTGATTGTTGGTTAAATGAAAGGGTGAAAATAAAGAAATTTAATGGATTAATATACCGCGAGATTAACAAAAACACTGATGAAATCATAGTTCTTAGACCCAGCGACATTAAATGTAAAAAGTCTCAGCATTCGAATTTACAATAG
- a CDS encoding Mut7-C RNAse domain-containing protein, translating to MQGQKFIADAMLGKLSRWLRILGYDTLYSKDFEDWQIIKIAKNDSRIILTMDRGLCYRAKKNDLECFYVNTELNIEEILAMLAIKYKIDLTADPNYSRCTKCNGILKKVDENRWKCTRCKKEYWKGMHWKSIQNIIIKAKSISEKYEFRTTSNNQ from the coding sequence GTGCAGGGGCAAAAGTTTATTGCAGATGCAATGCTAGGTAAACTTTCTAGATGGCTTAGAATATTGGGATACGATACTTTGTATAGTAAGGACTTCGAAGACTGGCAAATAATAAAGATAGCTAAAAATGATAGTAGAATTATACTAACGATGGATAGAGGATTATGTTACAGAGCTAAAAAGAATGATCTAGAATGTTTTTACGTAAATACTGAATTGAACATAGAAGAGATACTAGCCATGCTTGCTATAAAATACAAGATTGATTTAACTGCAGACCCGAATTATTCAAGATGTACTAAATGCAATGGTATCTTAAAGAAGGTCGATGAGAACAGATGGAAATGTACTAGATGTAAAAAAGAGTATTGGAAGGGGATGCATTGGAAGAGCATTCAAAATATAATTATTAAGGCTAAAAGTATAAGTGAAAAATATGAGTTTAGAACAACTAGTAACAATCAATGA
- the rqcH gene encoding ribosome rescue protein RqcH: MNKKNSMSYIDLLAWITENKSIIEGSRIDNVYKISGIQAYLFKLHSKNTDKFLVVEPGKRIHFTKYDREKSSEGEVRLIRELVKEKIIKSINILGNERIAKIDLIDRKIYIELLPRGLLVITDGNNKVLFSTEYKEFRDRIIRLGIEYLPPPQPAPLTSDEIEKLINKGNLTRILGVPQEILEALNIKINSLEELDGVKNRINDLLNTIRGGKFFNCLIRNVTVLPIKTDECVEYNSYNDALDDYFTQLEKDIVKTEVDKNLEKEKGNLEKTIEELKSQIEEYAKKESEMRQIAETIITNYELIENAIKNSNKKNSVTLKINNISIDIDPKLTVYKNASKYYDLAKEYSEKAKKAGEVLEELRKKLSELQFKIDERKEEIRISLRKKEWYEKYHWGITRNGHIVIAGRDSDQNESIVRKLLDEKDIFLHADIQGAAATVLKANSGQVSEDDILDAAYIAACYSKAWKTGLGSVDVFWVYGNQVSKSPPSGEYLAKGSFMIYGRKNFIKNVKLELAIGIMNQNDEVGLLYGSVYSVETRTKNYVVVGPGDEDLEEISEKILRYLSQSSGVKGLRILKEEIIRQLPGKSRLISRKT, from the coding sequence GTGAACAAAAAAAATTCAATGTCTTATATAGATCTTTTAGCGTGGATAACAGAAAATAAAAGTATAATAGAAGGTAGCAGGATAGATAATGTATATAAGATTAGTGGAATACAAGCCTATTTATTTAAATTACACTCTAAGAATACGGATAAATTTCTAGTGGTGGAGCCAGGCAAGAGAATTCATTTTACCAAATACGACAGAGAAAAGTCAAGTGAAGGAGAAGTAAGATTAATTAGAGAATTAGTAAAAGAAAAAATAATAAAATCTATCAATATATTGGGCAATGAAAGGATTGCTAAAATTGATCTTATTGACAGGAAGATATACATAGAATTACTACCGAGAGGGCTTCTGGTTATAACAGATGGGAATAATAAAGTCCTCTTTTCCACTGAATATAAGGAATTTAGAGATAGAATTATAAGATTAGGAATCGAATATTTACCTCCACCACAACCAGCCCCTTTAACAAGCGACGAAATAGAGAAATTAATTAATAAGGGTAATTTAACCAGAATATTAGGTGTTCCCCAGGAAATTTTAGAAGCTTTAAATATAAAAATCAACAGTTTAGAAGAGTTAGATGGGGTAAAAAATAGGATAAATGATCTTCTAAACACCATACGAGGAGGAAAATTCTTCAATTGTCTTATTAGAAACGTAACAGTACTACCAATTAAAACAGATGAATGTGTAGAGTACAACTCATATAATGACGCATTAGACGATTATTTCACACAACTGGAAAAGGATATCGTAAAAACAGAGGTAGACAAGAATTTAGAGAAGGAGAAGGGCAACCTAGAAAAAACTATAGAGGAATTGAAGAGTCAAATAGAGGAGTATGCCAAAAAAGAGTCTGAGATGAGACAAATTGCAGAAACAATTATCACTAATTATGAATTGATAGAGAACGCTATTAAAAATAGTAATAAGAAAAATAGTGTAACCTTAAAAATAAACAATATCTCGATAGACATAGATCCTAAATTAACGGTTTATAAGAATGCCTCTAAATATTATGATCTAGCTAAGGAATATTCTGAAAAGGCAAAGAAAGCTGGAGAAGTCCTAGAAGAATTAAGGAAAAAACTTTCAGAATTACAATTTAAGATAGACGAAAGGAAAGAAGAGATAAGGATATCGCTTAGGAAAAAGGAGTGGTATGAAAAATATCATTGGGGTATAACAAGAAACGGTCATATTGTTATTGCAGGAAGAGACTCAGATCAGAACGAGAGCATAGTTAGAAAACTACTTGATGAAAAGGATATTTTTCTTCATGCCGATATTCAAGGTGCAGCTGCTACAGTATTAAAAGCAAATTCAGGACAAGTATCTGAAGACGATATATTAGATGCTGCATATATAGCTGCGTGTTATTCTAAAGCTTGGAAGACAGGTTTAGGTAGCGTAGATGTTTTCTGGGTTTATGGTAATCAAGTTAGTAAGTCTCCCCCTAGTGGTGAATATTTGGCTAAAGGCTCTTTTATGATCTATGGAAGAAAGAATTTCATAAAAAATGTGAAACTTGAATTGGCAATCGGTATAATGAACCAGAACGACGAAGTAGGTCTCCTTTATGGCAGTGTGTACAGTGTAGAAACAAGGACTAAAAACTATGTTGTAGTAGGACCTGGAGACGAGGATTTAGAAGAGATATCTGAAAAGATATTGAGGTATCTATCGCAATCGAGTGGAGTTAAGGGGCTTAGAATTTTAAAAGAAGAAATTATAAGGCAATTGCCTGGAAAATCTAGGCTAATTTCAAGAAAGACATAA
- a CDS encoding RIO1 family regulatory kinase/ATPase, whose translation MPNLTLAERVSLIGPMDYRLLKFLYEKTATHDWIKLSQISDELGISKREILSSLSKLYDLRLVSKELVLGENAYRITFTGLNVISTKNLYVNKILNKLGIMIGTGKESEVYIGYNFDGDPIIVKYHKLGKSYRNYKKYREDTDSSWIRRTVHNAEKEYNALKCVKSNYGQVPSPLGSSLNAIAMEYIYGKELYKIEISDPESALNDILSTVRIAYKECNIIHGDLSEYNILYSLDSDRSYVIDWPQSTNIQNEEILLRDITNILYYFSKKYNIIKGVQETLNYVKG comes from the coding sequence ATGCCTAATCTCACTTTAGCGGAAAGAGTATCATTAATAGGACCTATGGATTATAGGCTTCTCAAGTTTCTATATGAGAAAACTGCAACTCATGACTGGATAAAATTAAGTCAAATCTCAGATGAGTTGGGGATAAGTAAGAGGGAAATTTTGTCTTCCTTATCTAAACTATATGATTTAAGGCTCGTATCAAAAGAGTTGGTTCTAGGTGAAAACGCATATAGAATAACATTCACAGGTCTTAATGTAATTTCGACCAAGAATTTGTACGTAAATAAAATTCTAAATAAGTTAGGAATTATGATAGGAACAGGGAAGGAAAGCGAAGTTTATATTGGCTATAATTTTGACGGGGATCCTATAATAGTCAAGTATCATAAACTTGGAAAAAGTTATAGAAATTATAAAAAATATAGAGAAGATACCGATTCTAGTTGGATAAGAAGGACTGTACATAACGCAGAAAAAGAATATAACGCTTTGAAGTGTGTTAAAAGTAATTATGGGCAAGTGCCCTCTCCCTTGGGATCTTCACTCAATGCCATAGCTATGGAATATATTTATGGAAAAGAGTTGTACAAAATCGAGATTTCGGATCCAGAGAGCGCTTTAAACGACATTCTGTCCACTGTGAGGATAGCGTATAAGGAGTGTAACATTATACATGGAGATTTAAGTGAATATAACATTTTATATTCTCTAGATAGCGATAGATCTTACGTTATCGATTGGCCTCAAAGTACAAATATACAGAACGAGGAGATCTTACTTAGGGATATAACCAATATCCTTTATTATTTCTCAAAGAAATATAATATAATAAAGGGAGTACAAGAAACCTTAAACTATGTTAAGGGGTAG